In one window of Arachis ipaensis cultivar K30076 chromosome B06, Araip1.1, whole genome shotgun sequence DNA:
- the LOC107605747 gene encoding random slug protein 5 yields MFHRRSNSHQDHENSEVYAESKVKELKGAMGPLSGRSLKYCTDACFKRYLEARNWNVDKSKKMLEDTLNWRSTYKPEEIRWHEVAVEGETGKLYRASFHDRQGRTVLILRPGMQNTKSMENQMKHLVYLLENAMLNLPPGQEQMAWLIDFTGWSLTNSVPVKLARDTINTLQNHYPERLAIAFLYNPPRIFEAFWKIVKYFLDTKTFEKVKFVYPKNKDSVELMKSYFDDENLPKELGGKSTMKYNHEEFSRLMVQDDLKCAAFWGSESEVAPDPDYNEATSI; encoded by the exons ATGTTTCACCGCCGGAGCAATTCTCATCAAGATCATGAAAACAGCGAGGTTTATGCCGAATCCAAG GTTAAGGAGCTAAAGGGAGCAATGGGACCATTATCCGGGCGCAGCTTGAAGTACTGCACAGATGCTTGTTTTAAGAGATATTTGGAAGCTCGGAATTGGAATGTAGACAAGTCCAAGAAGATGTTGGAGGATACACTAAATTGGAGATCAACCTATAAGCCTGAGGAGATTCGCTGG CATGAGGTTGCCGTGGAAGGGGAGACAGGGAAACTGTATAGAGCAAGTTTTCATGACAGGCAAGGAAGGACTGTTCTTATCTTGAGACCTGGAATGCAG AACACCAAATCAATGGAGAATCAGATGAAGCACTTGGTGTATCTTTTGGAAAATGCAATGCTTAACCTTCCACCAGGTCAAGAACAAATGGCATGGTTGATAGATTTCACTGGCTGGTCATTGACTAATAGCGTGCCGGTTAAGTTGGCCAGAGACACCATCAACACTCTTCAGAATCACTATCCTGAGAGGCTTGCCATTGCATTTCTTTACAATCCTCCAAGAATTTTTGAAGCTTTTTGGAAG ATAGTCAAGTACTTTTTGGATACAAAGACATTTGAGAAAGTGAAGTTTGTGTatcccaaaaacaaagatagtgTGGAACTCATGAAGTCTTATTTTGATGATGAGAATCTTCCAAAAGAATTAGGAGGAAAAAGCACTATGAAGTATAACCATGAAGAGTTCTCAAGATTAATGGTTCAAGATGATTTGAAATGTGCAGCATTTTGGGGTTCTGAATCAGAAGTAGCTCCAGATCCGGATTACAATGAAGCCACCTCAATTTGA
- the LOC107605748 gene encoding uncharacterized protein At1g01500, producing MKMEGPYESSSCNGEAANRSLQIIKYSPYKPCIKLSSPWFDLRVFYVRVSGFQVDESTPEFLSLNHIPLSPDTLLEVNGVRSSIYSDGVCSVLRRDRVDKKSEEAIFVSTDSIRLTGSIKFEVYDKELCILSGVLEMSNSNGFVGESRNNTKKWSMSCETQMNASSGFFKGKHVAAISELACPEIEVYVAGSFSGKPIILTKTLQLNCRKKHNRKCMLDAIPEYESTECKKDAADQGLDLQVSEYRSFKPEQEEDYNNLYWQRTAYLDGEDGELSWFNAGVRVGVGIGLGICVGVGIGVSLLVRSYQTTTRNFKRRFI from the exons ATGAAAATGGAAGGACCTTATGAATCATCATCTTGCAACGGAGAAGCTGCCAACAGAAGCCTTCAGATCATTAAGTATTCTCCCTATAAACCCTGCATAAAACTATCATCTCCGTGGTTCGATCTAAGAGTCTTTTATGTAAGGGTTAGTGGCTTTCAGGTGGATGAATCCACCCCAGAATTTTTATCTCTCAATCATATTCCTCTATCCCCCGACACCCTTTTAGAGGTTAATGGTGTTAGAAGCAGCATATACTCTGATGGGGTGTGTTCGGTTCTCCGTAGAGACCGTGTCGATAAGAAATCCGAAGAAGCTATCTTTGTGAGCACAGATAGCATACGTTTGACGGGAAGCATAAAGTTCGAGGTCTATGATAAGGAGCTTTGCATTCTCTCTGGGGTGTTGGAGATGTCTAATAGCAATGGTTTTGTTGGTGAATCAAGGAACAACACAAAGAAATGGAGCATGAGTTGTGAAACACAGATGAATGCTAGCAGCGGATTCTTCAAGGGAAAACATGTTGCAGCTATTTCTGAATTAGCTTGTCCTGAGATTGAGGTTTATGTTGCTGGAAGCTTCTCTGGAAAACCAATAATCTTAACCAAGACACTGCAGCTCAATTGCAGGAAGAAGCATAATAGAAAGTGCATGTTGGATGCTATTCCAGAATATGAAAGTACTGAGTGTAAAAAAGATGCGGCTGATCAAGGACTCGATTTGCAG GTATCTGAATACAGAAGCTTCAAACCAGAACAAGAGGAGGATTACAACAACTTATATTGGCAAAGAACAGCATATTTAGATGGAGAAGATGGTGAACTATCATGGTTCAATGCTGGTGTTAGAGTTGGTGTTGGAATTGGTCTTGGAATCTGTGTAGGGGTTGGCATAGGTGTCAGCCTATTAGTTCGCTCATATCAAACAACTACAAGAAATTTCAAAAGGCGTTTCATATGA